The sequence ACCTTAAACATGGACAACCAACGCCATGCCGGCCTAGCCTTCTCCGTCTCTCCATCGCAGTAACAGTCGGTACAGGAATGTTAACCTGTTTCCCATCGACTACGCATTTCTGCCTCGCCTTAGGGGCCGACTAACCCTGTCCCGATTAACGTTGGACAGGAAACCTTGATCTTCCGGCGGAGGGGTTTTTCACCCCTCTTGTCGTTACTCATGTCAGCATTCGCACTTCTGATACCTCCAGCATGCCTTACAACACACCTTCACAGGCTTACAGAACGCTCCCCTACCATCCTTACGGATCCGCAGCTTCGGTTACCAGTTTGAGCCCCGGTAAATCTTCCGCGCAGGCCGACTCGACTAGTGAGCTATTACGCTTTCTTTAAAGGATGGCTGCTTCTAAGCCAACCTCCTAGCTGTCTAAGCCTTCCCACATCGTTTCCCACTTAACTGGTATTTGGGACCTTAGCTGGCGGTCTGGGTTGTTGCCCTCTCGACGACGGACGTTAGCACCCGCCGTCTGTCTGCCATGATTGCACTCCACGGTATTCGGAGTTTGCATGGGGTTGGTAAGTCGGGATGACCCCCTAGCCCAAACAGTGCTCTACCCCCGTGGGTGAGACATGACGCACTACCTAAATAGTTTTCGGGGAGAACCAGCTATCTCCGGGCTTGATTAGCCTTTCACTCCGATCCACAGGTCATCCCCTAACTTTTCAACGTTAGTGGGTTCGGTCCTCCAGTGCCTGTTACGGCACCTTCAACCTGCCCATGGATAGATCGCCCGGTTTCGGGTCTATTGCCAGCGACTCGACGCCCTATTAAGACTCGATTTCTCTACGGCTCCCCTATACGGTTAACCTTGCCACTGACAATAAGTCGCTGACCCATTATACAAAAGGTACGCGGTCACTCCGAAGAGCTCCCACTGCTTGTATGCACACGGTTTCAGGTTCTATTTCACTCCCCTCACAGGGGTTCTTTTCGCCTTTCCCTCACGGTACTGGTTCACTATCGGTCAGTTGGGAGTATTTAGCCTTGGAGGATGGTCCCCCCATCTTCAGTCAAGATAACACGTGTCCCGACCTACTTAATATGGAACTAATGATCCTTCGTATACGGGGCTATCACCCTCTATCGCCAGACTTTCCAGACTGTTCTACTAGATCATTAATTCTCGGCTGCTCCCCGTTCGCTCGCCGCTACTAAGGGAATCTCGGTTGATTTCTTTTCCTCCGGGTACTTAGATGTTTCAGTTCCCCGGGTTCGCCTCTTACACCTATGGATTCAGTGCAAGATACCTCCTAAGAGGTGGGTTTCCCCATTCAGACATCTTGGGATCAAAGTTTGCGTGCCAACTCCCCCAAGCTTTTCGCAGGCTCCTACGTCTTTCATCGCCTCCAACTGCCAAGGCATCCACCGTGTGCACTTATTCACTTGACCATATAACGGATAAAACTCTGACTCGGTCTTTTACGGTAAGACTCGCCTACCATAAAATCCCTTCGTCAAACTCGCGTTAGTTGGACGTGAACAAGTATTGTCGACTTATTCGTTACAATTTCTCCTGGATCCGTCATACAAATTCCATACTTCCAAGGTTAACCTGACTAAAGGATCAACCCTTCACTGAAAGCATTTCATCTGCACTAAGTCACCAGTCGATAACTGAGTGTCTCTACACATAATTTGAATGCTGCTGCATAACAACGCACCGGATAAGCAACTTGAGTTAACTTTCATCAACTCGTCGTTATCGCTATAAATGCAATGTTTTACAACTTTCGTTTCCGAATTTTTAAAGAGCTTCTCGTGTCGGCGTGTGCCGTCGAGAGGGTGCGTATCTTACACTCAGATCCTACAGAGTCAACACCTTTTTTCATAAAAATTTAAAGTTTCTCCACGCCGTTAGCGCGGACCAGGACCAAGGGTAAACACACCTAGATGTGTCCAGTACGACAGGGGTTCGTGTAACATACGCAATCAAGCAACTTTCGCTCTGGACCCAGTCGTCAATCATGTCTCTAGCACCCAAAACCACATCCCGAGAAAAGTCGATTTTAGTCGTCAGGTTGGGCGATATTGGCGATCTGGTGATATCGAATCCAATTGCGTCGCTGATAAAACATCATGCCCACAATGTGCGGCAGACCTGGGTGATAGAAGAGTCCCATCTTCCTTTGATGCGAAACCACCCCGATATAGATCATTTGATAGTCTGGCAAAGCAGCCGCTGGACCCAGTTACTAAAAAGTGGCCATTGGATCCAGCTCGCTCGGGAACTTAAACGCCTGCGGCGCCAATTGAAAGAGCGCCACTACGATATAGCGCTGGATTTGCAGGGGCTGTTCAGCAGCGCATTTGTCGCTCGTCTAAGTGGCGCTCGCATTCGAATTGGCCTCGGCTCCAAAAACGGCAGCTACTGGCTGGTGACAAAAACCATTTCACGCAATATCGGCGAGCAAACCCAGATGGGCTCAGAATACCGCTACCTACTCAGTCAGCTCGGTATGCCAGACGCACCATGGCAAACCTATGTCGCCCAACCTGAGCAGCGCCGAGCCGATATCACCGAGCGCCTCGGTTTTGATTACACTCGCGAACAATACGCGGTGTTTGCCCCGTTCACCACGCGCGCAGAAAAGCGCTGGCCAGTCAAATACTGGCAGCAAATTGCGTTGCGTATTCGCGGTAGATACCAACTGAAAACAGTGATTCTTGGCACTGAAGACTTCGCAGAACAAGCAAAAGCAATAGCGTCAGTGACCGGTGCGATCAATCTGATCGGTAAAACCCATTTAGACGAAGCTGCCGATATTATCCGCCACGCTTCGCTTTTTGTCGGGGTGGCCACGGGTTTCACCCATATGGCGCACACGTTCAAAGTACCCGTAGTGGGAATTTTTGGCCCGTCCTGCCCCTATTCCTACGCTGGCCCAGACACCAGCAAAGTGATCTTTCACGAACGTTTTTGCTCCCCATGTCGCAAAAAACCGACCTGCAATAACCGCTATGATTGCATGCTCGAAATAAAGCCTGACGAAGTTCTCGCAGAAATAAAACCGCTTATGAAAGCGGCAGCCGAATTCCGAAAATACTCTTCTTAGAAAAACGACAAGAACTCAACCATGACGATAATGAAAAGGTTCACGCTTGCTGCATGTTGCGCAACCGCCCTATTCTTAACCAGTGAAGCAACCATTGCTGGTTCCCTGTATCTGCCGACCAATTTATCTCCAGAGATAGAGTCGCGCATAGCCCGGCTATTTGTCCAAGCCAATATGCCCGTTATAAAACGCCCTATTTCTATCAAGCAAGTGCAGTTAGCACTCGACAATTTGGGCTCCAAAGACCCGGATTTATCTGCCAGCATACGCCGATACCTCGAACGCTATAGTTCCAGAGCTGGCGTAACACACGCATCGATCGCGACTTATGCATCGAATGAGGGCTACCACACCCGGCCAAATTCTCGCGGTACTGAGAGCGACTCTCAGTACGAAGCCTCCGCCCTGGCTTATGTTGCGCTGAATAATTGGGCGCTGCTAAATGTCGGTGGCTACATAACAGATCGTGAAAACCGCAAGGACGAGTTTCCTGAGGGAACATTTCTATCGTTTGGCCCAGATCAAATGCAAGTCGATATCGGCTACCGGCCCCACTGGCTTGGCCCGTTCCAGGAAAGTGATATGCTGCTTAGCACTAACGCTCCAGCGCTACCTGGCATCACCCTTTCGAACATCCTTCCATTCAATTTTTTGGGGATCAGTTACGAGCTGTTTCTTGCCGAGATGTCCGAGTCGGACTTGATCCGCAGCCAGGAAGACAGAGATACTCGCAACACGGGCAACCCCCGACTGTTCGGGCTGCACCTGAGCTTTCAACCAGTGGATGGCTTTGCAATCGGGTTCAATCGGTTAATGCAATATGGCGGCGCAGACAGAGATGATAGTTTGAGCAGCCTCTCGCAAGCGTTTTTCAATGCTAAGGAAAACGATAACGTCGGCATCAAGGGGCGTGATTTTGGCAATCAACTCTCATCCATTACCACGAGCTACACCTTTACCGGGCGGTTCCCTGCAGCAATTTACATGGAATACGCTGGCGAAGACACCTCCTATAGTTCTGAGTACCATTTGGGCAACACCGCATTAATGTTTGGGCTCCACTTACCCAAACTCACTCGCTCACTGGATTTCTCCTACGAATATGCAGAGTGGCAGAATGCATGGTATACCAACGGCAATTATGGGGATGGTTTACGCGAGTACGAAATACCGATGGGACACTGGGGAGCGAACTACCGTGTGTTCAAAGATGCTGCCGGCGCCAAAGCAGAAACTGCAAAACTAATTTGGGATATCCGCAACGGCCACTCGTTAACATTTAAATGGCGGCAATTGGAAAATAAATACTATGCCTCGCGGGACTATGTTCCTGCAAAAGAAGGCAGCCTCGAATATGCGCTTGCTTCGGGCCCGTTTATTATGGGTGCGACAGTTACGACAGGCACGACTGTATTTGACGAGAATTATTCCAGCTTAAGTGGTTTCTTCCGATGGTAAACAAACTACAAATCTTTGTCCTTGGCAGCTTGCTGCTGTTGATCGCTGACGTTGGTGCGGCGGAGCTTTCTCTTGGTGTAGGCGCTACCGCTTACCAAACCGACTACCTCACAGGTAGTGCTGAGTTCGACAGTGCCGATCACGATGGGACCGATATAAAAGCAACCTTTGCAATTCACAATGTTTACGGTGAATACCAGCGTCATAAAGTAGGCGTGGGGTTGGATTACTTTAATGTGAACGACCAGCGCTTAATAGGCTACCGCGCGCTCGATTACCGTTACCAGGTATCAAGACGTTTTCAAGGGGGGCTCTTTCTCGGCGCTGCATCTTTAGACTCTGGCATTCCTCAAAATGGCTATTACGGTGGTGTAAACCTGGGCCTGCTCGATGCAGTTTTTGATACCGATATTGTGTTTGAAGTCAATATTGGCAGTGGTCTTGCCCGCGACCGGACCGGTACGGATGTCCCGGGAGAAAAACCAGATATATTTCTTGATTTTATCGCCAGCTCAATTACGCTGCAAAAGCGGTTCTAAGCGATCCACAAAGACGGCTGCCTCGCATTTCCGCCGTGGTCAGGAGTAGATGGAGGGCTCGCCCTCCGGTCGCGTTTTAAATCGCCGGTGCACCCACAAATACTGCTCGGGAACTTCGCGAACTCGCGCTTCGATAAAGCGATTAATTACTGCTGCATCCTGCGCCTCATCACCGGTTAACTCTGCGGTAATGGGCGGATAAATCTCAATTTCGTAGCGTTTGTTTTCCAATCGACGAGTAACCCATGGCACGATCTCCGCGTTGCCAGCACGTGCCAACTGCGCTGGTGCCTTGACCGTGGCGGCGTCTATACCAAAGAACGGCGCAAATACACTGCGTCGTCGACCGTAATCCTGATCAGGAGCGTAATTAACCGCCCGCCCTTTGCGCAAGGCTTTGATTATCCCACGCACATCGCCATTGGGAATAACATCACTTTTATTGTTTCGCCATATTCTACCCACCGCCTGAACATACTCGTAAACCGCATTTTTATGCGGGCGGTAGAACCCGTCTATAGAGGTCACGGTGTTTACACAGGCCGCACCTATTTCGATGGGGGTAAAATGGATCCCCATAAAAAGAACACCGCGCCCAGACGACTGCGCGAGTTTCAAGTGCTCCAATCCTATAACGTCGAAGTGCCGCCGCAAACGAAAATTCGGCCAAAACCAGGCGGCTCCGCTTTCGAAAACTCCAATGCCCGTTGCTCGTAACGTGTCCCTCACCATTAACTCTTGGCGTTGTGGATCCATATCCGGAAAACACACAGCAATGTTTCGGCGAGCAATTTTTGTGCGTGATACATTAAGCTTGAGCAGCAAATCTCCGAGTCGATTCCCCAACCAAAATTGCGCCCCCAGAGGCAGAAGCTGAACGAAGAGCCACCACAATGCCATCCCCACCCAGGAAACCATAAACTTGGGATGCAACAACCGACGCTTAAATGGAATTCGACTCATGCTGATCGTCTATTGGAGAGTTTTAAAAAAATCGCAAAGCTCACGCGCTTCACGCTCAACCGTATACTTTTGCAAAACCAGATCGCGGCCCTTTTCAGCCATGGTGCGTCGCATATCCGGATTCGCTAGCAACCATCTCATCCGCTCCGCAACAGCCTCAACATTATTTACAGGCACAACAAAACCGGTTTCCCCTTGCGTAATAATTTCTGGCCATGCGCCCGCTTCACTGGCAATCACTGCCGCTCCTGTTGCCATAGCCTCCAACACCGTCAGGCCAAACCCCTCATTCTGGCTCAATGCAGCAACAACGTCCATCGCTCCAAACAAACGCGGTACCATGTCAAAAGGCTGTTCGCCCAGAAAACGGATTCTATCCTGCAAACTAGCCGCTTGTATTTTTTCTTTTAACTCGGCAACCAGGGCTTCATTGGAGTTATTGATTGCCCCACCAATAACCGCAACAGCGTCGGGAAAATCCGGAAATACGTTCAAGCATGCATCAACAAACACATGCACCCCTTTTTGTTTGCGGACGCGACCAAAAATTCCAATCGCAGTCGTTCCACGCAAACCTAAATCAGAGAGAATCTGTCGCTTGTCAGCAATAGGATGAAATGTATCCTGACGAATGCCATGGGCGATTATTTTATCTGGAGCAGACTCCAGATAAGACGCAGCTGCACCACAAGTTGATATCACCGCATCCATTTTACTCAGCAACCAACGCGTGTAACGGGAATGATGCCGCTGAGCTGTGGAGGTAAACACGATCTTGAATTTCGCCCTAAACAGCCATCTCAACACCAGTGCCTGCAACATCTCATCGTTGCGTCGGGCGTGAAAAATACGATACCGGCCGTCCAAACGAGGATTTCTGGCAAGCTTGGCGAGCTGCCAGAAACTAATCGCGAGAGACTTATCTGGAAGATGGTGCTTGCCTAGCACACGCACACTCATAACTCTTTGCTGGAACTCGAGATTTTGCAACATCGTCGAAGTCACCCCGGAAAATCGAGGGTTGGAGTTGCCTAAAATGAGTTCGCAGTCTTCTGTCATAAATGAGCCCTGGTGTGTGATATGCTGTTGGATCAGCGCCAAGTAGAGCCGTTATTTTAGACTGGAATGGCTCTTCAACCCAACCACACGAGAGCAAGACTCAACATTATTTAGGAACAATGTCAGCGATGAAAATAATGCATGTCATATTGTCACGAGGGTTCGCAGGATCTGAGCGCTCAACGGCAGAATCTTGCAATGAACAATGCAAGAATCACCATGTGACTTTAGTTGTGAGCCGGAGGCACCGGAGAAGGGGCGCGAGTATCGTCGATCATATCGACCCGAGAATTCAGATAATAGAAATATCTTCTCAATTTTTCGTACGAAAAAATTTAACGCGCATAATAGGCGAAGTCAAACCAGACCTGATCCACTGCCATCTGAGACGATCCACCAGAGTAGTAGCCAATATCCGGCCATCTGCGGCTACAACAAGTACGCTTCATATCGGCGTGAACAGCCCAGATTTTCTGCAAATGGATGGCCTAGTCTGTAACGCCAGATGGCAAGTTAAAGGCATCCCACCGAATTACAAAGGCAAAATCTTTAAAGCCAACAACTCACTAACACCATACCGCAGACTAAATGCCGAAGAAATATTCACAATAAGAAAAGAGCTGGGGGTCAATCCCGGTACATTTGTTATCGGGGCAGTAGGCAGGTACCACCGTAGCAAAGCGTGGGACACACTAATTGAAGCATTCAAAACAACAAAATCAGACGCAGTTCAGTTACTTTTTTTCGGCTCGGGCAGTCAAGAAAAAAAACTCAAGGGGTTAGCTGCCAACGACAGTAGAATAAGGTTTATTGGGTATCGTGCAGATATCAAAGAAATCTATCAGGCTCTGGACCTGCTCGCTGTACCCTCCAGGTTTGAGCCCCTACCCAGAGTTATCTTAGAAGGTATGGACGCTGGAACACCTGTTCTCGCGTCTGATACTGGCGGATGCAAAGAACTCATCGACGACTACGGCGGATTTATTTTTCCGACAGACGACGTGGCAGCTTTGACTAAAGCACTTATTTCGTGTATCGACTCTCCACCGGAAAGACACTACCCAGACCTAACCAGACATCACTTAGCAAACGCAAATAAAGATCTAGAAAACTTTTACAAGTT comes from Teredinibacter turnerae and encodes:
- a CDS encoding glycosyltransferase family 4 protein yields the protein MTLVVSRRHRRRGASIVDHIDPRIQIIEISSQFFVRKNLTRIIGEVKPDLIHCHLRRSTRVVANIRPSAATTSTLHIGVNSPDFLQMDGLVCNARWQVKGIPPNYKGKIFKANNSLTPYRRLNAEEIFTIRKELGVNPGTFVIGAVGRYHRSKAWDTLIEAFKTTKSDAVQLLFFGSGSQEKKLKGLAANDSRIRFIGYRADIKEIYQALDLLAVPSRFEPLPRVILEGMDAGTPVLASDTGGCKELIDDYGGFIFPTDDVAALTKALISCIDSPPERHYPDLTRHHLANANKDLENFYKLLIESK
- a CDS encoding capsule assembly Wzi family protein, producing the protein MTIMKRFTLAACCATALFLTSEATIAGSLYLPTNLSPEIESRIARLFVQANMPVIKRPISIKQVQLALDNLGSKDPDLSASIRRYLERYSSRAGVTHASIATYASNEGYHTRPNSRGTESDSQYEASALAYVALNNWALLNVGGYITDRENRKDEFPEGTFLSFGPDQMQVDIGYRPHWLGPFQESDMLLSTNAPALPGITLSNILPFNFLGISYELFLAEMSESDLIRSQEDRDTRNTGNPRLFGLHLSFQPVDGFAIGFNRLMQYGGADRDDSLSSLSQAFFNAKENDNVGIKGRDFGNQLSSITTSYTFTGRFPAAIYMEYAGEDTSYSSEYHLGNTALMFGLHLPKLTRSLDFSYEYAEWQNAWYTNGNYGDGLREYEIPMGHWGANYRVFKDAAGAKAETAKLIWDIRNGHSLTFKWRQLENKYYASRDYVPAKEGSLEYALASGPFIMGATVTTGTTVFDENYSSLSGFFRW
- a CDS encoding glycosyltransferase family 4 protein, whose product is MTEDCELILGNSNPRFSGVTSTMLQNLEFQQRVMSVRVLGKHHLPDKSLAISFWQLAKLARNPRLDGRYRIFHARRNDEMLQALVLRWLFRAKFKIVFTSTAQRHHSRYTRWLLSKMDAVISTCGAAASYLESAPDKIIAHGIRQDTFHPIADKRQILSDLGLRGTTAIGIFGRVRKQKGVHVFVDACLNVFPDFPDAVAVIGGAINNSNEALVAELKEKIQAASLQDRIRFLGEQPFDMVPRLFGAMDVVAALSQNEGFGLTVLEAMATGAAVIASEAGAWPEIITQGETGFVVPVNNVEAVAERMRWLLANPDMRRTMAEKGRDLVLQKYTVEREARELCDFFKTLQ
- a CDS encoding glycosyltransferase family 9 protein is translated as MSLAPKTTSREKSILVVRLGDIGDLVISNPIASLIKHHAHNVRQTWVIEESHLPLMRNHPDIDHLIVWQSSRWTQLLKSGHWIQLARELKRLRRQLKERHYDIALDLQGLFSSAFVARLSGARIRIGLGSKNGSYWLVTKTISRNIGEQTQMGSEYRYLLSQLGMPDAPWQTYVAQPEQRRADITERLGFDYTREQYAVFAPFTTRAEKRWPVKYWQQIALRIRGRYQLKTVILGTEDFAEQAKAIASVTGAINLIGKTHLDEAADIIRHASLFVGVATGFTHMAHTFKVPVVGIFGPSCPYSYAGPDTSKVIFHERFCSPCRKKPTCNNRYDCMLEIKPDEVLAEIKPLMKAAAEFRKYSS
- the lpxL gene encoding LpxL/LpxP family Kdo(2)-lipid IV(A) lauroyl/palmitoleoyl acyltransferase, with protein sequence MSRIPFKRRLLHPKFMVSWVGMALWWLFVQLLPLGAQFWLGNRLGDLLLKLNVSRTKIARRNIAVCFPDMDPQRQELMVRDTLRATGIGVFESGAAWFWPNFRLRRHFDVIGLEHLKLAQSSGRGVLFMGIHFTPIEIGAACVNTVTSIDGFYRPHKNAVYEYVQAVGRIWRNNKSDVIPNGDVRGIIKALRKGRAVNYAPDQDYGRRRSVFAPFFGIDAATVKAPAQLARAGNAEIVPWVTRRLENKRYEIEIYPPITAELTGDEAQDAAVINRFIEARVREVPEQYLWVHRRFKTRPEGEPSIYS